The segment AAATGTGGTATTTGGGTGATAGCCTAATTCAGATTTACActgattttaaagttttattttatatcaagatAAATATACttcttaattatgattattCCATCCTCCATGTCATGGTAAGATTCCAATTAAAGATGTGATTAAGATTctgaaaactaaattattaattttcaaatatatttaaaatattaaaataatatataaaaatattatttttaattttttaaatttataaaatattaaatttatttatttttactccCCTAAAGGAGGCTAATTTTCGTGGAAAAATGTGATAAGTTATAGATGAAGCTAACTTCGTCTGGACGACGAAGATCCGGACGAAGAGTTTTGACTCTTCGTTTGGATTTTGTTGAATCCAGACATCGTCAGTCCAATATTGAACACCGGATGGAGAGACGACAtctggagggagagagattggcTATCGTTGGCCAGAAATTTGTCTgcgaaattggaaaccctaggtagggggtaaaatgtcacttttcaaaacttaattttgggtgaaattgttagtttttcaaattaaaggggtaaaatgataaaaatgttaaatattattgttaaatgatgattttgcctttaattttatcttaattttggagggtaggTGTTAATTTTTCCAAACTATGGATGGGTGTTTGGGCTTTTGAAAATTAGTGTGTGGGAATTtgggaattcactataccttgggtgggactaagtcttttggccaattctTCAACTATAGTAGTTTGTTTCTTAAAGAGTCGGTTGTTTTCATATAATCGCTccaaatatgtttattttaatgagTAACCcctaactttttaattaaaaaagtagaTCTGATAATTTTCAATACTATACAATACGACACAAAAAATATCAGGTTAGAGTTAAGTTTATTAGCACgaaatttattttaggtcaatctgacatgatttgaaattaaatcagataGTATTAGAGTTCACAAGAAAGTAACTTATCACGATACGAATGTTTTGgagaaatatttctttaatagattacatatagttgtatctttatatagttataattactcatattattttttttatttaaatattttattttattattaagtaataagaatttgatttggttaatcagattataaatatgttttttaaaggtcttagtatataaatttttagagcatttgtcaataagacaaaatgttatattgtgtgttttattaataataggttgaggtaatttggtaaaaaaattaaaacaataaaaatactttagagagtgaaaataatagataatttcggGCAAATTAAGTCAGATTAGATCAATTCGAATATTATAGGATTGggttaaggttaaaaaattttgatactatTTTAATTCGGAGTGGGttagaattgaaaatttttgatataaaatctGAACTAACACAATACGAATACAATCTAACGATACAAACGGTTAGATctaaaaaaaaggccaaatgactagtTCCCAACTAAGCGTTAAtgaattgacaaattttcaccaaaaaagtccaattttcacttatttattaaatttgttaaaaaaaagtaaaattttttataaaaatattaaaaagacgAAAAACCCTCTTGCCAAATAACACCgtcctctaaaattttattaaataattttatactctaatgtaaattatttttgatataataaaaggtTGGGTTCATTTCCAGAATATCAAGTACTCtagttttttacatttttttgtgTGTTCAAGAAGATTGACTACGTGCAAGActtgtaaatttcaaattgaggTGCAACCTTATGACAAAATGAATATGCACAAGTAGGAAGTAAGGTGCTCGGCATGCAATTGAGTTAATGGGCACAGTGGACAACAATTTACAGGTGTTCAAAACCGGataattgaattagtttaaaggatttttaaattgaactaaattttcaggtcaaagaaaattttaaaccaaaattagactgattttatataaaaagtggTTGCTAACCGAACTTATTTTACTATAAATATCACGATATTTTTAGGTTTTCATCtagttattaataatttgattattatttaactcTTCATAAAGATAAGAGACATTAAACTAAAGAGGGGgtcaaaaatgatttttatgtaAGAAAACATAATGTCACTATGACAATTGAAAGGTAAAGTAAGAGCATAgacaaataataaaaccaaTTTATATGGTAAAATATCTAAGAAAGCaaagtaattattaaataattttaaacggggagattcataattttaagtACGTGTGAACATAATCAGTTCCAAATAACATGTGACCCAGAGGATCCCCCAAAGTCTCGCCACATGATAAAGAAgataataaactaattaaataaaaatttaaaaaacaagaaaagaaaatttggaaTGCTATTTACGATGACTACAAATAGACCATCACATCAGCAAGGCCCGCCGGGACCATGTAACACTGCTCCACCTTTTAAAGTCAATCAGCCTCTTTTCCCCTTATTTCTCAACTAAAATGTGATTAGTCACGCCAACCAAATTTGAACACTTTAATTCCAATTTCTTAATTTAGATGTAAGATTTCTATTTTTCAAAGTATTATATACTTTATGACCATGGTATTAAAGTGttcaaatttgtatataattaatttgaacacTTTAATACCATGGTCATAAAGTGTTCAAGAagtttttcgaattttactagtgattttttaattttgacaattttacAACTATTTTGCGaacatttaactttaattaaacaTGTGTTAAACTACTTTTGAAGGAGCTAGCCTTTGTTGAAAAGGGCTGCAAATGttagatattatataaaaaaacatcaattttgatgaataatattatgtaaatcTAGTTAcgaatatttaattgagtataagataatgtatcatcatatgattaactattattttactcttaattcaaaattatcatatcacataataatacatcatctaagtATTCAATTGTGTACTGAAAATTTGGtatacaaaattttgttaaattttgataaactgTTTATGAGAATATACCCTATGTCTTCGATTGGAAAAGAAACTACTTCGTATATAAGGGATTATGCTAATACATACTGAAGGTTCCACTACCAGGTTAGTTAGCGAGGGTGAATAACATCCTCAAACCTATAAGCAATGTTTAACTATCTGTTACAGGGTATTCTTTtgtatgaatgtgatattaatgTAACAATCCGTTACATTATGTTTTCAtacataaaaatcatttttgacCCCCTCTTTAGCTTAATATCTCTTATCTTTATGAAgggttaaataataatcaaattattaataactagatgaaaacccaaaaatatCTACTACCACTTTGTGTTAATtgctaacaaaaaataaatatcacgataattattgtattcgaataaaaaataccaAGAGAAACTATTGAAAACTGAATATTGCCATCCCGTATCGGTTGAAATTTGGCTGAAAAAGACGGTCCACGGTCAATTGAACATAGACTGAAGaacagaggagaaaaaaaaataaaaaatcggACTAGTTGAAGAGACACCATCACAATGTTAAAATCATTCTCGGTAAACTTGGAATCATTGAAAATAAGAGTAGCTTGTTCCCCGCAACAAGAagcaaaagagagaaataaataatttataaaggaAAATCAAATAGTGTGAAGCAGATGAAAGTCAATTGCTAAAAGAGGCTTGCGACTCTTAGTTTTGCGTGAAGATGAGCTGCTCTTGAGTCCTGCCATCTTCTCGAGCCGTGGTAAACCATATGAGTTGTCAAGCACTTCCAATTGtacgttttttatttttacacatTGCATTGTCCTACAGATTTCCGagtaaattttgagttaaatttaaatcgaataaaattatttatttaatttataaattaaattatttataatttaaatttaatttgatattaaaattaatcaaatatattaatttaagcttaatttatatttaaaataaataaattttaatcaaattaaataaatttggacCAACTTTTGAGGTGGAATCCGCTCAGTACAGATCCAACCCTAAGAAAATGCAAAGACAATGGGGCTGTGGGACTGCTGCAATCTGTAAACGTACTCCGATACAACTGTTTTTTGGTAGAAGATGGTGATATAATATAAGTGgttgtgataaatttttaaatattaaaaacatatgtgattttttaaaattattatgtgttaattatatttttaattattatatttttaattattttattttaaaaaatatatattatacaatgatatattgtatataatataaaaaattaattttttaatatacgatataatatataattaaattattataatttaaactttttaaaatcattcttatatatgtgtttatataaaatttaacaaaattaaattatttatttatttgtttattaaaaaatttaatcaaatatcatttttttatatattaaaaaatttacaatttattatttaatttgatttaaaaattatttaaactgtaatttaaaaattttttaatttaaactaaattataatttttaaacaattaatttaattttacgaTTTAAAGGAAATTTTACACAACTCCATTTGtctttttttcaactttaacataaaaaattcccGCCATCATCCGTGTGTCCATCAGGCTCTTCGCTTCAGTGTtgcataattgaatataatgaagtgaacttttttgaataaataaaattatgtatataaataaatcactcCGTCACATCATATATTGCCACGTCAGATTTTATCTCAATAATGTAGTGGCATTAtttcttcttaaaaatattatcccTCAGTAGCTTTCACCACCACCCATTTACCGCTTGAGGCTGCGGACTGAGAATCGGGCATATTTACTTCTCTTGAACACTTATCATTATTGTTCATGACGTTGGAGCTTTCAGAGATGGACGACTATCGGATAAACTGCTCACTTGCATACAAATACGGTGATGGATCAACTATTTTTGTGgcaacaaagacaaaaaagcTATTGGATATATACGGGATCAGAAGTCTACTACTATTGAGTCTTGGAGCACAAACCATTCTTACCATCTTCGGCAATCGTAGAAGGTACCGTTTAGGATATCTGATCCGATTTTTCCTTTGGTTGTCCTACTTGACGGCAAGTCCCGTGGTAACATTGGCATTGGGCAAGCTTTTAGGAATTAATGCTGAGGCTTTTGATGTGAAAGGAAATCAGCTAGTGCCTAGCGAATTCTTTAACGACTATCTCGACTACACAGTTTTGTTTGCACCATTCCTTTTGCTGCAAATTGGTAGCCCTAATGTTATTTCTTACTCCGTTGAGgataataagttaaagtttaggCAACTTATTGGGCTAACCATCCAGGTCGCCATCTCACTTTGGATCTTTTCTAGATTAATTAGATATTGGATTGACATACTCAGTATACTTTTGTATGTAGCTGGAATAGTTAAAGTTGCAGAGAGACTCCGACCTCTCTGGTCAATAAGTATTACTAAAAATGTCGTGATAGCTAGTTTTGCAAAAAATGATATTCGAACAGAAGAAACCTCACTTGAGTCTAGCTCATTTTCCAATTATTCTCATGATCTGTTTCTGCTTGTGAAGGCTTATCAACGCTTTGATCGATTAAAGCCTTATCTTGAGAATTGGCTAGGCCATCCTTCATCAGTTTATCTTTCTTCGATGAGTGTAGAAGACTGTCCTCCTAAGGATGTTTTTAGAATCACAGAATTTGAGCTTAGTTTTATGTATGATATGCTCTACACGAAGGCGTCAATTAGCTATTCCAACAAAAGTTTATGGGGTcgcatcattttctttcttgctctAGCTTTGCTTTTGGttatattaactatattttGGTTTGTTGAGCCAGGTTTTCAAGGTGTAGAAGACATAATTCTCTTACTTTATTTATTAGGAGTAACTGTACTTGAAATTTATGAGATGAAGGAGTTTTTGTTCTCAGATTGGGTAGTACTTCAAATGAGGAAACAAAATAGGAGCACATTTATCAGCAGATCCATATCGAGAATTGCTCCAAAAATTCCAAGAAAGAATCATAGGTGGTCTCATTGCATAGATCAATTCAACTTACTAAGCTATTGTCTCTATGAAGATACTACAAAGCTTGGCTGGTTGATTAGAAGAATTTTCAAGGTCAAGGGCTACTACAAGGAGTACATGAAGTATTGTGTCAAGAAACACAATCCAGTCCCTGAAGAGTTGAAGAAGCTGATACTGGAACAAATTCTGGAGGTAAGAGCTCAAAGAGGCTGGCGATCTTTCTCTAAAAGGGGGGAAGGGGCTCTTGAAAGATGTAACTGTCTCGAAGGTTTGGAATGGAGTATTCAAACAGATTTTGATACCCCAGCAAAGAAGCAAACAAATTTCGGCAAAGCCATTATTATATGGCACATTGCCACCACAGTTTGCTACTATTTAGATGATGGTGCATCAGAAAGTACCTTAAATCACCCCTTATGTGAAATGAGCAAAGTTTTATCAGATTATATGATGTATCTTTTGGGCATGATTCCTGATATGTTATCTATTGTTACTGGTGAACTTCTCTTTCATGGTGCTTGTGCTCAAGTCGATGAATTTTTTAAGGCAAAACAATCAAAGGAAGAAGCGACATTGTGCGGGAATTTACTAGTTGAAACTTATTTCCAAGGAACTCCCAATAACAATGTGTTTACATCAGATTGGAATGTATTGCTTCAGGTGCAAAAATTGGCAAAAAAATTGCAAGAGAGGGACGACAAATGGAGTATTATAAGTAGTGTCTGGATGGAAATGTTGTTTTATGCTGCGATTAATTGTCCTTGGACTCTCCATGCAGAGCAACTTAGGAAAGGTGGAGAATTGCTCACTCATATTTGGCTTCTGCTTGAGCATGAGAAAGATGAGCCCCATGATTTGTCCCTTGAATTGTAATATGTGGTTTAAGAGAGTTGTATGTCAACATTTTATTATGTGCGTGAGTATGGTGTTAAAGTGGATGTTCTAAAGTCAATTATCTTGTTGATTCattaatattgatttgtatttgtgTCATGtttatttcacattttttaaattagatgaATGTCTATGGTAGAACTGTCTCAAGGGAATTAATGTATATCAATGATCGTAAGAACCTTATGTGTACACATAATAGTCATTTTGGAAATGTTTATACTCTCAGTAATATTTTGACCTATGACACAAATAATATGGTTAAGACTATATTAATGTTGAGTAACTATACTAAAAAATAGTGATAGGTCTCGTGTCAAGATTATTCATTGGCAATTTGATGTAATATATAAGTGGTATGTTGAATAAACATGTTCATTAGACAGATCTACCAAAAGGGTTTAATATGGATAGTAACTCTAGTATTTATGGAACACATCCTCTGACAAATAGTAATACATGTAATCTTTCGATTTGAGGTTACTAAACTATTTTACACATGAATCAGTATAATTTGACATCAATCCAATGTAGTTCATAAGAAAGAATGATCATAATGGTGGTAATTAGCTATACTAAGAGATATATGAAAACTATAGTgaatcaataaatgatttatcactCTCAGATATGAGATTATATATTTCTGTTAAGCCTACTTACAAATGTCAACGTCCACTTAAATCTATgatcacaataaaattaggttgttattcaatttaatattatccataaaAACATCCACTATTGTGTTATACTATATTGTCACTCATTTAAGCTAGATTATAAAAGAACAATAAACAGCGAAAAAaagatatttgggtttttaaattATCACAAGAGATCAATAATACCCTTCATAAAGGGTGTAAATGTTATTCCATATGAGTGAAATTATactctcatattttcttattgaatgaaccaagtttttttcaattattattattttttttggccaaGGGGAGACCTCAGCGATTTGTCATTATTTGCCAATTAAAATCTAAGTTTCGATTTTAAGAAGCTATAATGGATGCAAATCTCTTTTCAGTATTTATGTTTAGTTTTGAACATAGAACGAGAAATGAATGAATTTCTCAGTATTATGTCTCTTAAATGAGACAAAAGCAACAGTTCCATGagtgatgattttaattttgtaaaaatggCAATAAAATGTCTAATAGTATGGATATTGATATACAAttctaacctttttttttttttttctgttcactATTGCTTATAATTTCCTTGGTTATAATCATTCAAATTTAGCAAGCTTAAAATATGTACAAGAAATAATCAAACAACTAAATAAATGTGATGAATGAAAATATTGATAGCAACAAACAAACATCTCtcctaaacaccaagattaaagattataaaataatcatttagtgataaataaaacatttttgtcATGCAACTCATTAAATAACTTATACCAGGAAGATAAAATTCATACGATTTCTtgcacaaaaattaaaataaccaaaaatagttaataaaatttgtagagTTATAGATTTCACTTAAGTGCACATCACTGGTTAAGGGAATCGAATTGAAAGAAACAGGCTAATGAAGGTAGTCTGAAGGACGCAGACTGGAATGAGAGTGGGTCTAACATTTACTTGctaaaagattttgaattttaagggtAGGCCTAGGTGCTGGTTCTGACACAGCATGAATAATAAAgccatatttttattctattttcattgAATTACAAACCTCCCATATATTCGATTACATTGATGAGAAACAAATTTTGTGTTTGAGTATACTACGTTAATTTGAATAGGTTTCaagaattaatttg is part of the Mangifera indica cultivar Alphonso chromosome 13, CATAS_Mindica_2.1, whole genome shotgun sequence genome and harbors:
- the LOC123195199 gene encoding uncharacterized protein LOC123195199, which translates into the protein MTLELSEMDDYRINCSLAYKYGDGSTIFVATKTKKLLDIYGIRSLLLLSLGAQTILTIFGNRRRYRLGYLIRFFLWLSYLTASPVVTLALGKLLGINAEAFDVKGNQLVPSEFFNDYLDYTVLFAPFLLLQIGSPNVISYSVEDNKLKFRQLIGLTIQVAISLWIFSRLIRYWIDILSILLYVAGIVKVAERLRPLWSISITKNVVIASFAKNDIRTEETSLESSSFSNYSHDLFLLVKAYQRFDRLKPYLENWLGHPSSVYLSSMSVEDCPPKDVFRITEFELSFMYDMLYTKASISYSNKSLWGRIIFFLALALLLVILTIFWFVEPGFQGVEDIILLLYLLGVTVLEIYEMKEFLFSDWVVLQMRKQNRSTFISRSISRIAPKIPRKNHRWSHCIDQFNLLSYCLYEDTTKLGWLIRRIFKVKGYYKEYMKYCVKKHNPVPEELKKLILEQILEVRAQRGWRSFSKRGEGALERCNCLEGLEWSIQTDFDTPAKKQTNFGKAIIIWHIATTVCYYLDDGASESTLNHPLCEMSKVLSDYMMYLLGMIPDMLSIVTGELLFHGACAQVDEFFKAKQSKEEATLCGNLLVETYFQGTPNNNVFTSDWNVLLQVQKLAKKLQERDDKWSIISSVWMEMLFYAAINCPWTLHAEQLRKGGELLTHIWLLLEHEKDEPHDLSLEL